The following proteins are encoded in a genomic region of Bernardetia sp. MNP-M8:
- a CDS encoding fumarylacetoacetate hydrolase family protein — MKILCIGRNYADHIAELKNERPTEPVIFLKPDTAILKNNDAFYHPDFSNDIHHEVELLLRICKEGKHIEEKFAASYYDKIGLGIDFTARDLQSKAKEKGLPWDIAKGFNGSAPVSEWLELSDIRDINSIDFHLDVNGETRQKGNNELMIWNFDEIIAYISKFFTLKIGDIIFTGTPAGVGKVNIGDKLEGFIREKKMLNFEIK; from the coding sequence ATGAAAATTCTTTGCATTGGCAGAAATTATGCAGACCATATCGCCGAACTCAAAAACGAACGCCCAACAGAGCCAGTCATTTTCTTAAAACCAGATACAGCTATTCTTAAAAATAACGATGCGTTTTATCATCCCGATTTTAGCAACGATATTCATCATGAAGTAGAATTACTTTTGAGAATTTGTAAAGAAGGAAAACACATTGAAGAAAAATTTGCAGCTTCTTATTATGACAAAATTGGCTTAGGAATAGATTTTACAGCAAGAGATTTGCAATCCAAAGCAAAAGAAAAAGGACTTCCTTGGGATATTGCAAAAGGGTTTAATGGCTCTGCACCTGTTTCAGAATGGCTAGAACTTTCAGATATTAGAGACATAAATTCAATTGATTTTCATTTGGACGTAAATGGAGAAACACGCCAAAAGGGAAATAATGAGTTAATGATTTGGAACTTTGATGAAATAATAGCGTATATTTCTAAGTTCTTTACTCTCAAAATAGGCGACATTATTTTTACAGGAACGCCAGCAGGCGTAGGCAAAGTAAATATTGGAGATAAATTGGAAGGTTTTATAAGAGAGAAAAAAATGTTAAATTTCGAAATTAAATAA
- a CDS encoding VIT domain-containing protein: MIKYYLHNFIFFACFYFCALTSVFSQQSNDLGDLSILKIKNDSALIYLENISIQVEIIGNRATTVTKLTFYNPNDRILEGELNFPLADNQRVFRFAMDLNGKLREGVVVEKELGRRAFEGVVRQEIDPALLEMTVGNNYKARVYPIPAKGRKIILIGYEEELQDSKVPLYQMNLKYGKVKEFDLKVEVINQIEKPTIKQNQLSNFKFKKWQTSYITDSKKKNFDATGIFSFEIPTEINEKIFREKNSDKNTENDYFYINLIPTVIQKEKEMPSSMAVLWDVSTSSKERNTEKEIALLKKYLETISSKKSDNSLKIKLILFNNRIVSQNEFLINESNFENQIIKIKEQLESVVYDGGTDLKAIDFPKLDQEEILLFSDGISNLSYSETAFPIKKDNLQTIYTIVSSGTNDAPFLNSLVQKTGGNYINLSYETEKEAVEALLSQNYQFLGAKYKNRIVSEVYPQTPQTLQRDKTFSLAGQIKSTKDTEIEIQFGIGKQVLETRKITIPKNYNSTSIQRIWANKKVDELSLNSIQNKTKIIEVAKKYSLITPYTSLIVLDRIEDYVRYEISPPAELKEEYEKLLAQKTQKIASTESEIIKLALADYEEKIEWWTENKKDSLPEQPKKTSQTNTTTSQSNTETNTNSTTEATTENVEETEEETEEEENNSSEETESQTTQNQTISDNESEILGYERNKTIKGTLISADGALPGATVQIKGTTIGTQTDMEGNYSIVCSEKDVLVFRFIGYKTVEENIANRSNIDVTLSSGSLQEVVVTGMAVEEKSQSLSYSVAVKETISEEIQFLNGKIVGLEVTSSRNQNSTQVTLKSNSSTRSGIEPLYVIDGVVAEQKENASLDPSRIYTITLLKEKQGMTLYGNKGANGVILIITKEAAKNGYLLPDSVTKQLELQSQEITELVVKEWSADEPYMDSIKNATKDNRFETYLLLKENYSSTPSFFLSVGSYFIQNGEEEVGLQILSNVVELELENYELLKMLGYKYSQLGQMETAIFLFEKVKELRPDEPHSYRDLALAHQKNGDYQKALDLFYEVLIMDFDKEDENWDTLEDLFPLFKVIVFSEFSSLIELHKDKLDLSKINSKIAKELEEEQKKHLFKNMPVDVRVILDWNTLETDIDLWIIEPTGETCNYWNSRTQNGGFMIEDMIDGYGSEEYILKEAIEGEYIIKVDFYDDRTQKIVGASTLRAIVYFNYGSKNQTQKEIVFQLQAGDEGVEVEVGRFEWEK; encoded by the coding sequence ATGATAAAATACTATTTACACAACTTTATTTTTTTTGCTTGTTTTTACTTTTGTGCTTTAACTTCTGTCTTTTCTCAACAATCAAATGATTTGGGCGATTTATCGATTCTAAAAATCAAAAATGATAGCGCACTTATTTATTTAGAAAACATTTCTATTCAAGTAGAAATTATAGGAAACAGAGCCACAACAGTAACAAAACTTACTTTTTACAATCCAAATGATAGAATTTTGGAGGGAGAATTAAATTTCCCACTTGCCGATAATCAACGTGTTTTCAGATTTGCAATGGATTTGAATGGAAAACTTAGAGAAGGCGTAGTAGTAGAAAAAGAATTGGGAAGGCGAGCTTTTGAAGGAGTAGTCAGGCAAGAAATTGACCCAGCTTTATTAGAAATGACAGTTGGAAATAATTATAAAGCGAGAGTTTATCCTATTCCTGCAAAAGGACGAAAAATAATTTTGATAGGATATGAAGAAGAACTACAAGATAGCAAAGTACCTTTGTATCAAATGAATTTGAAATATGGAAAAGTAAAAGAGTTTGATTTGAAAGTAGAGGTTATTAATCAAATTGAAAAGCCAACAATTAAGCAAAATCAGCTTTCTAATTTTAAATTTAAAAAATGGCAAACTTCATATATCACAGATTCTAAAAAGAAAAATTTTGATGCCACAGGTATTTTTAGTTTTGAGATTCCAACAGAAATAAATGAAAAGATTTTTAGAGAGAAAAACAGTGACAAGAATACAGAAAATGATTATTTTTATATTAATCTGATTCCTACTGTCATTCAAAAAGAAAAAGAAATGCCTTCTTCTATGGCTGTTTTGTGGGATGTTTCGACTTCTAGCAAAGAAAGAAATACAGAAAAAGAAATAGCACTTCTTAAAAAGTATTTAGAAACAATTAGCTCAAAAAAATCAGATAATTCATTAAAAATAAAATTAATTTTATTCAATAATAGAATAGTCAGTCAGAATGAATTTTTGATAAATGAATCTAATTTTGAAAATCAAATTATAAAAATTAAAGAGCAATTAGAAAGCGTAGTTTATGACGGAGGAACAGATTTAAAAGCCATTGATTTCCCTAAATTAGACCAAGAGGAAATCCTTCTTTTTTCGGATGGAATTTCAAATCTATCTTATTCAGAAACAGCTTTTCCTATTAAAAAAGATAATCTACAAACTATTTATACTATTGTTTCTAGTGGAACAAATGATGCTCCTTTTCTAAATTCTTTAGTCCAAAAAACAGGAGGAAATTATATCAATCTTTCTTATGAAACAGAAAAAGAAGCCGTAGAAGCTCTTTTATCTCAAAATTATCAGTTTTTGGGCGCAAAATATAAAAACAGAATAGTAAGCGAAGTTTATCCACAAACACCTCAAACGCTACAAAGAGACAAAACTTTTTCTTTAGCAGGACAAATAAAATCGACTAAAGATACAGAAATAGAAATTCAGTTTGGAATAGGAAAACAGGTATTAGAAACTAGAAAGATAACAATTCCCAAAAATTATAATTCAACCTCTATTCAGCGTATTTGGGCAAACAAAAAAGTAGATGAATTGTCATTAAATTCTATTCAAAATAAAACCAAAATCATTGAAGTAGCCAAAAAATATAGTTTGATTACGCCTTATACTTCGCTTATCGTTTTGGATAGAATAGAAGATTATGTCAGATATGAAATTTCTCCACCAGCCGAACTAAAAGAAGAGTATGAAAAACTATTAGCTCAAAAAACGCAAAAAATAGCAAGTACAGAAAGTGAAATTATCAAATTAGCTCTTGCAGACTATGAAGAAAAAATAGAATGGTGGACAGAAAACAAAAAAGATTCATTACCAGAACAACCCAAGAAAACAAGTCAAACGAACACAACTACTTCTCAAAGCAATACCGAAACCAATACAAATTCTACAACAGAAGCAACAACTGAAAATGTAGAAGAAACAGAAGAAGAAACTGAGGAGGAAGAAAATAACTCTAGTGAAGAAACCGAAAGTCAAACTACTCAAAATCAAACTATTTCAGATAATGAAAGTGAGATTTTAGGCTATGAACGCAATAAAACTATAAAAGGAACTCTTATTTCTGCAGATGGAGCTTTACCAGGGGCAACGGTACAAATAAAAGGAACAACAATAGGGACACAAACAGATATGGAAGGGAATTATTCTATTGTTTGTAGTGAGAAAGATGTACTCGTTTTTAGATTTATAGGGTATAAAACCGTAGAAGAAAACATAGCAAACCGAAGCAACATTGATGTAACTCTTTCAAGTGGAAGTTTGCAAGAGGTGGTTGTTACTGGTATGGCAGTTGAGGAAAAAAGCCAAAGTTTGAGTTATTCTGTTGCTGTAAAAGAAACTATTTCAGAAGAAATTCAATTTTTGAATGGAAAAATAGTAGGTTTAGAGGTTACAAGTTCTCGCAATCAAAACTCTACACAAGTAACTTTAAAAAGTAATTCATCTACTCGTAGTGGTATAGAACCTTTGTATGTAATAGATGGAGTTGTTGCAGAACAAAAAGAAAATGCTAGTCTTGATCCTAGTCGAATATATACCATAACTCTTCTAAAAGAAAAGCAAGGAATGACGCTTTATGGAAATAAAGGTGCTAATGGTGTAATTTTAATTATCACAAAAGAAGCTGCAAAAAATGGTTATTTACTACCCGATTCTGTTACAAAACAGCTTGAATTACAAAGTCAAGAAATCACAGAGTTAGTAGTAAAAGAATGGAGTGCTGATGAACCCTATATGGATTCTATCAAAAATGCTACAAAAGATAATCGTTTTGAAACCTATCTTTTACTCAAAGAAAATTATTCTTCTACACCTTCTTTTTTCTTGAGTGTGGGAAGTTATTTTATTCAAAATGGAGAGGAAGAAGTAGGCTTACAAATCCTTTCTAATGTTGTAGAGCTAGAGCTAGAAAATTATGAGCTTTTGAAAATGTTAGGTTATAAATATAGCCAATTAGGACAAATGGAAACGGCTATTTTTCTTTTTGAAAAAGTAAAAGAATTACGTCCAGATGAACCTCATTCGTATAGAGATTTGGCTTTAGCGCATCAAAAAAATGGCGATTATCAAAAAGCATTAGATTTATTTTATGAAGTTTTGATAATGGATTTTGATAAAGAAGATGAAAACTGGGATACCTTAGAAGACCTTTTTCCTCTTTTTAAAGTTATCGTTTTTTCAGAGTTTTCTAGCTTGATTGAGCTACATAAAGACAAATTAGATTTATCAAAAATCAATAGTAAAATAGCGAAAGAACTGGAAGAAGAACAAAAAAAGCACTTATTCAAAAATATGCCTGTCGATGTGCGTGTTATTTTGGATTGGAATACGCTTGAAACAGATATTGATTTGTGGATAATCGAACCTACTGGCGAAACCTGCAATTATTGGAATAGCAGAACTCAAAATGGTGGTTTTATGATTGAAGATATGATAGATGGCTACGGTTCGGAAGAATATATTTTGAAAGAAGCTATTGAGGGAGAGTATATTATAAAAGTAGATTTTTATGATGACAGAACCCAAAAAATAGTAGGTGCATCTACGCTGAGAGCAATCGTTTATTTCAATTATGGCTCTAAAAATCAAACTCAAAAAGAAATTGTATTTCAATTACAAGCAGGCGATGAGGGAGTAGAAGTTGAAGTAGGTAGGTTTGAGTGGGAAAAATAA
- a CDS encoding SUMF1/EgtB/PvdO family nonheme iron enzyme: protein MKTRFTATHIFSVLLSALGLAILILGSGFFPASFDKEYTTLETTKVYSNYYTFLLPSHLLKTKEDTAGMVFVKGSIFNMGSTVFENEMPIHEVDLDDFYIGRYEVTVKQYREFCDATGRDMPKEPMWGWNDTHPVVGVTWDDASQYAEWAGKRLPTESEWEYAARGGLKTQHYTYAGANYAEVVGWYEGNSVEMVQPVGLKRPNELGTYDMSGNVWEWCSDHYGRYRQGREKNPKGVPQGLNRCIRGGSWFGNKGNLRTANRYYNPQGFGSNLIGFRVAMDK from the coding sequence ATGAAAACTCGTTTTACAGCTACTCATATTTTTTCAGTTTTGCTTTCTGCTTTAGGATTAGCAATTCTGATTTTGGGAAGTGGTTTTTTTCCTGCTTCTTTTGATAAAGAATATACTACTTTAGAAACCACAAAAGTATATTCGAATTATTACACTTTTTTATTACCTTCTCATCTGCTCAAAACTAAGGAAGATACAGCAGGAATGGTCTTTGTAAAAGGTAGTATTTTTAATATGGGAAGTACGGTTTTTGAAAATGAAATGCCTATTCATGAAGTTGATTTAGATGATTTTTATATTGGAAGATATGAGGTAACAGTAAAACAATACAGAGAATTTTGTGATGCCACAGGAAGAGATATGCCAAAAGAACCAATGTGGGGATGGAATGATACACATCCAGTAGTAGGCGTAACATGGGATGATGCTAGTCAGTATGCAGAATGGGCAGGCAAAAGATTACCAACAGAATCAGAATGGGAATATGCAGCACGAGGAGGATTAAAAACTCAACATTATACCTATGCAGGCGCAAATTACGCAGAAGTGGTCGGGTGGTACGAAGGAAACTCAGTAGAAATGGTACAACCTGTTGGATTAAAAAGACCTAATGAATTAGGAACATATGATATGTCTGGAAATGTTTGGGAATGGTGTTCTGACCATTATGGACGTTATCGCCAAGGACGTGAAAAAAATCCTAAAGGAGTTCCACAAGGTTTGAATCGTTGCATCAGAGGAGGAAGTTGGTTTGGAAACAAAGGAAATCTACGTACAGCAAATCGTTATTACAACCCTCAAGGTTTTGGTAGCAACTTGATTGGTTTTAGAGTAGCAATGGATAAATAA
- a CDS encoding tetratricopeptide repeat protein — MKKNTSIFKIIVANCSFLFILFIFGFAKAQPEVYTKAVEMAQKGNPQDGLNLLKTELNADSKNTELLYYTGLYLEQLKNIPKAVELYKEAVKIDKTNFEANYRLGFLYEKVDSISQAFSYYEMALSHVPASKEQEKNTILGRIIILSDEAEKFDEETIKYADEYFESEDIDNIPPPVALSLANILYQNSEYEDAQELTKSILEKTNSNAYPIQKAAFIYTSCAFRLQDFDGMTTYYARIKDEKLKTELENTAPQYYYNLGYAYFFMYDFDRSMRYLRTALTIKPDYSSAQIFLNKVEDQNTDKSDAIYHIKKKIELSKELSHDAAYYYDLTRLFVYEKRYNEAIKVADSSLRLEPNRHEVYFLESIANYKTNRDKEGIVIIQTALKNFPKLDNETRSKYYFLLGLLYKRTQNYGEARKAFEQSKRGIFEDASHWEIKSITSK; from the coding sequence ATGAAAAAAAACACTTCAATTTTTAAAATAATAGTTGCAAATTGTAGCTTTCTCTTCATACTTTTTATTTTTGGTTTTGCTAAGGCTCAACCAGAAGTTTATACCAAAGCCGTCGAAATGGCTCAAAAGGGAAATCCTCAAGATGGATTAAATCTTCTCAAAACAGAGTTAAATGCTGATTCTAAAAATACGGAGTTGCTTTATTATACAGGACTTTATTTGGAACAACTCAAAAATATTCCTAAAGCTGTTGAACTTTATAAAGAAGCTGTCAAAATAGATAAAACTAATTTTGAAGCAAATTATAGACTGGGATTTTTGTATGAAAAAGTAGATTCTATTTCACAAGCTTTTTCTTATTATGAAATGGCTCTCTCTCATGTTCCTGCTTCCAAAGAACAAGAAAAAAATACAATTTTGGGCAGGATTATTATTCTTTCTGATGAAGCTGAAAAATTCGATGAAGAAACTATAAAGTATGCCGATGAGTATTTTGAATCTGAAGATATAGATAATATTCCTCCTCCTGTTGCACTTTCATTAGCAAATATTCTCTATCAAAATTCAGAATATGAAGATGCTCAAGAACTTACAAAATCTATTTTAGAAAAGACTAATTCGAATGCTTATCCTATTCAGAAAGCTGCTTTTATTTATACTAGTTGTGCTTTTCGTTTACAGGATTTTGATGGAATGACGACCTATTATGCTAGAATAAAAGATGAAAAACTCAAAACTGAATTAGAAAATACAGCTCCTCAATATTATTATAATTTGGGTTATGCTTATTTTTTTATGTATGACTTTGATAGAAGCATGCGCTATCTTAGAACAGCTCTCACAATAAAGCCTGATTATTCTTCTGCACAAATTTTTTTGAATAAAGTAGAAGACCAAAATACAGATAAATCAGATGCAATTTATCATATCAAGAAAAAGATAGAATTGTCTAAAGAACTTTCTCATGATGCAGCTTATTATTATGACCTCACTCGTCTATTTGTGTATGAAAAACGCTACAATGAAGCTATAAAAGTAGCTGATTCATCTTTGCGTTTAGAACCTAATAGACATGAAGTTTATTTTTTGGAATCAATAGCTAACTATAAAACTAATAGAGACAAAGAAGGAATAGTAATTATACAAACAGCACTTAAAAACTTCCCAAAACTAGATAATGAAACACGTTCTAAATATTATTTTCTTTTAGGATTACTTTATAAAAGAACCCAAAATTATGGAGAAGCAAGAAAAGCCTTTGAACAATCCAAAAGGGGAATTTTCGAAGACGCATCTCATTGGGAAATCAAATCAATTACCAGTAAGTAA
- a CDS encoding CBS domain-containing protein, producing MGDLNVRIADNQLDLNEFTRYLLKDIQALDLMLKKDCFDNEQMHIGAEQEICLVDDHGKPSATCLEVLEELNHDSFTTELARFNVECNLEPQPFKGDCFSKLEAETISLLKALEKVTKKQDIDYILTGILPTIRKFDLTTDNITPLDRYYALMNSLKKLRGKETYELKIEGIDELNTLHDTALVEACNTSFQVHLQIKPEEFVSKYNVAMAISAPILAAACNSPMLFNKRLWSETRIALFRQSVDTRISSEHLRERSPRVMFGNKWLKGSILDLYREDIMRFRVLLTTDIDEDALKMVQEGKTPKLRALNVHNSTVYRWNRPCYGVSPNGKPHLRIENRILPAGPTVVDEVANAALWIGAMNAFEDTYPDVTEIMDFDDARANFMNVARHGLRVDVKWVNGKKMSVKDLLLDEIIPMARKGLQKANVDQTDIDKYMGIVEARVKSEQTGSSWMLQSYSKLIKQTTKEEVMTAITVAIAAKQKSNQPIHTWKLATIEDISDWQPSDLLVEEFMDTDLFTVTEDDVPEFAADIMDWQRIRYLPVECRDGVLGGLVSSRLLLRHFNSQQRDIKNNITTVKDLMITNVHTVSPEANIHEAMDLMRKHKVGCLPVVANNNLVGIITEANFLNITASLLKRIAERRRKRREQNEKNEKLKNSSQPQNIKDREIKIEGIDSLRNVLAGEEEE from the coding sequence ATGGGAGATTTGAATGTACGAATAGCAGATAATCAGCTTGACCTCAATGAATTTACACGATACTTACTCAAAGATATTCAGGCTCTTGATTTGATGCTCAAAAAAGACTGCTTCGATAACGAGCAAATGCACATTGGAGCAGAACAAGAAATTTGTCTGGTAGATGACCACGGAAAACCCTCTGCCACTTGTTTAGAAGTTTTGGAAGAACTAAATCATGATAGTTTTACAACCGAATTGGCTCGTTTTAATGTAGAATGTAACCTAGAACCTCAACCTTTCAAGGGTGATTGTTTTTCAAAACTGGAAGCCGAAACAATCAGTTTACTAAAGGCTTTAGAAAAAGTTACTAAAAAACAGGATATCGATTATATCTTGACAGGAATATTACCAACAATACGAAAATTTGACCTCACTACTGACAATATTACGCCATTAGATAGGTATTATGCGCTCATGAATTCCCTCAAAAAATTGCGAGGAAAGGAAACTTACGAACTAAAAATTGAAGGAATTGACGAACTAAATACTTTACACGATACAGCATTAGTAGAGGCTTGTAATACCAGTTTTCAGGTTCATTTGCAGATAAAACCTGAAGAGTTTGTATCAAAATATAATGTTGCTATGGCTATTTCTGCACCTATTTTGGCAGCAGCTTGCAACTCTCCGATGCTTTTTAATAAACGTCTTTGGAGTGAAACCAGAATTGCACTTTTTCGTCAGTCGGTCGATACTCGTATTTCATCAGAACATTTGCGTGAACGCAGTCCTCGTGTGATGTTTGGCAATAAATGGCTCAAAGGTTCAATTTTAGATTTATATCGTGAAGACATCATGCGTTTTAGAGTTTTACTTACAACTGATATTGATGAAGACGCTTTAAAGATGGTTCAAGAAGGAAAAACACCAAAGTTGCGTGCCTTGAATGTTCATAATTCGACGGTATATCGTTGGAATCGTCCTTGTTATGGTGTAAGTCCGAATGGAAAACCTCATTTGAGAATTGAAAACCGTATTCTGCCAGCAGGTCCAACTGTGGTAGATGAAGTCGCAAATGCAGCTCTTTGGATTGGTGCTATGAATGCCTTTGAAGATACTTATCCAGATGTAACTGAAATAATGGATTTTGATGATGCTCGTGCAAACTTTATGAATGTGGCTCGTCACGGTCTGCGAGTAGATGTAAAGTGGGTAAATGGCAAAAAAATGAGTGTTAAGGATTTACTCTTGGACGAAATAATTCCGATGGCAAGAAAAGGACTACAAAAAGCAAATGTCGATCAAACAGATATTGATAAATACATGGGAATTGTTGAAGCTCGTGTAAAATCCGAACAAACAGGCTCTAGTTGGATGTTACAATCTTATTCTAAGCTCATTAAACAGACCACAAAAGAAGAAGTAATGACAGCCATTACGGTAGCCATTGCAGCCAAACAAAAAAGTAATCAGCCCATTCATACATGGAAACTTGCCACTATTGAAGATATTTCAGATTGGCAACCTTCTGATTTGTTAGTAGAAGAGTTTATGGATACTGACCTTTTTACGGTAACTGAAGATGATGTTCCCGAATTTGCAGCCGATATTATGGACTGGCAACGCATTCGTTATTTACCTGTTGAATGTCGTGATGGTGTTTTGGGTGGTTTGGTTTCTTCTCGTCTTTTGCTGCGTCATTTCAACTCTCAACAAAGAGATATAAAAAATAATATAACAACAGTCAAAGATTTGATGATAACTAATGTACATACTGTTTCACCAGAAGCCAATATTCATGAAGCCATGGATTTGATGCGAAAACACAAAGTAGGTTGTTTGCCTGTCGTGGCAAATAATAATCTAGTTGGAATAATTACAGAAGCTAATTTTTTAAATATTACAGCTAGTCTTTTGAAACGAATTGCAGAACGAAGAAGAAAACGCAGAGAACAAAATGAAAAAAATGAAAAGCTCAAAAACTCTTCACAACCTCAAAATATAAAAGATAGAGAGATTAAAATAGAAGGCATAGATTCGCTTAGAAATGTTTTGGCTGGAGAAGAGGAGGAGTAG
- a CDS encoding PHP domain-containing protein, which produces MTNKQLAQAFKLTGSLLELHDENSFKVRSYTGTATRLENLNEVAAELSQKELIALGFSQNMSEKILSLLENGSFKELDELTSQTPAGVFEMLNIKGMGAKKVRVIWTELEIETVKDLYQAAKDGSLEKTKGFGKKTAENIANQIEFLEKQEGKQRINIAFKYSDYILQNLEKQDFIEKISAAGQVARHEPVIDTISFVSILKDGKTTKEVFQFLNNLDGISFDAKNSSPFLWKGNFDEIDLNLEIHLTEKENYYGKLLRESSSLSHLNYSSNNPNHLESSLLSASYQKANSEEEIYQKIGSKFIPYPLRNGLNTLENNNSEWKWITENNQSDLLQLQDLKGTIHNHSTYSDGQNSIEQMALAAQALGHSYLVISDHSQSAFYANGLNKERVEQQWQEIEELNKKLAPFRIFKGIESDILNDGSLDYDENTLKGFEVVIASVHSVLGMSEEKATERLLKAIQNPYTKILGHPTGRLLLRRGGYPIDHKKIIDACAEYNVAIEINANPHRLDLDWKWIDYAMQKNVWLCISPDAHSIEGLKDTQWGVRVAQKGGLLKKKTLNTLSIEEFESWAKS; this is translated from the coding sequence ATGACTAACAAACAACTCGCTCAAGCCTTCAAACTGACAGGTTCTTTACTAGAACTTCACGACGAAAATTCTTTTAAAGTGCGTTCTTATACAGGAACGGCTACTCGTTTGGAAAATCTAAATGAAGTAGCTGCCGAATTATCTCAAAAAGAACTTATTGCTTTAGGTTTTAGTCAGAATATGAGTGAAAAAATTCTTTCTCTTCTAGAAAATGGAAGTTTTAAAGAGTTAGATGAACTGACCAGCCAAACGCCAGCAGGAGTTTTCGAAATGCTCAATATAAAAGGAATGGGAGCAAAAAAAGTTCGTGTTATTTGGACAGAATTAGAAATTGAAACAGTAAAAGATTTATACCAAGCTGCTAAAGATGGTTCGTTAGAAAAAACAAAAGGGTTTGGAAAAAAGACAGCCGAAAATATTGCGAATCAGATAGAATTTTTAGAAAAACAAGAAGGAAAACAGCGCATCAATATTGCTTTTAAATATTCAGATTATATTCTTCAAAATTTAGAAAAACAAGATTTCATAGAAAAAATAAGTGCAGCAGGGCAAGTGGCAAGACACGAACCTGTTATTGATACAATTTCTTTTGTAAGCATTTTGAAAGATGGAAAAACGACTAAAGAAGTATTTCAATTTTTGAATAATTTAGATGGAATAAGTTTTGATGCAAAAAATAGTTCGCCTTTTTTATGGAAAGGAAATTTTGATGAAATTGATTTGAATTTAGAAATTCATCTTACAGAAAAAGAAAATTATTATGGAAAACTATTGAGAGAATCGTCTTCACTATCTCACCTAAATTATTCTTCAAATAATCCGAATCATTTGGAAAGTTCTTTGCTTTCGGCTTCTTATCAAAAGGCAAATTCGGAAGAAGAAATTTATCAAAAAATAGGTTCAAAATTTATTCCTTATCCACTAAGAAACGGATTAAATACTTTGGAAAATAATAATAGTGAATGGAAATGGATAACAGAAAATAATCAAAGCGACCTTTTGCAACTTCAAGATTTGAAGGGAACAATTCATAATCATTCAACTTACAGCGACGGACAAAATAGTATCGAACAAATGGCTCTTGCTGCACAAGCCTTGGGGCATTCGTATTTAGTAATTTCTGACCATTCTCAATCTGCTTTTTATGCAAATGGACTTAATAAAGAAAGAGTAGAACAGCAATGGCAAGAAATAGAAGAGTTAAATAAAAAACTAGCTCCTTTTCGTATTTTTAAAGGAATAGAATCCGATATTTTGAATGATGGAAGTTTGGATTATGATGAAAATACGCTCAAAGGTTTTGAAGTTGTGATTGCTTCTGTGCATTCGGTTTTGGGAATGAGCGAAGAAAAAGCAACTGAAAGACTATTAAAAGCTATTCAAAATCCATATACAAAAATCTTAGGACATCCAACAGGAAGGTTGCTTTTGAGAAGAGGAGGTTATCCAATAGATCACAAAAAAATAATTGATGCTTGTGCAGAATATAATGTAGCCATAGAAATAAATGCAAATCCTCATCGCCTAGATTTGGATTGGAAATGGATTGATTATGCGATGCAAAAAAATGTTTGGCTCTGTATTAGTCCTGATGCACATTCTATTGAAGGTTTGAAAGATACACAATGGGGCGTAAGAGTAGCACAAAAAGGAGGACTTTTGAAGAAAAAAACGTTGAATACGCTTTCTATTGAGGAGTTTGAGAGTTGGGCGAAAAGTTAA